Proteins found in one Fusarium oxysporum Fo47 chromosome V, complete sequence genomic segment:
- a CDS encoding NMDA receptor-regulated protein 1-domain-containing protein, with product MPQPLASKEASLFRSVIRYYEDKQYKRGLKSAELILKKHPKHGDTTAMKALILNSQGKTEEAFALGKEALTMDMKSHICWHVYGLLHRANKNFEEAIKAYKFALRLEPESAQIQRDLAILQIQCRDYQGYIQSRTAMLQARPQMRQSWTALAIAHHLSGNPAEAEKVMNTYEETLKTKPSKFDNEHSEAIMYKNSLIAEQGDYERALEHLNTAAKQNLDRLAVMEARAEYLHKLDKKEEAAKAYRALLDRNSEHPAYYEKLLEVLEVSEDDSKARKAIYDEYAEKSPRCDAARRLPLDFLSGDDFKQAAEAYLTLMLNKGVPSTFANLKHLYSDSFKKDTLRELAKNYLNSQGADSESKDKGEAAALYYLAQHYNYHLSRDLTKAMEYVEKAIEKDPKSVDFAMTKARIIKHGGNIQEASKAMDRARKLDLKDRYINTKAAKYQLRNNENDKALKTVGLFTRAETVGGPLADLLDMQSVWFLTEDGEAYARQGNVALALKRFQQIFNIFEVWQEDQFDFHSFSLRKGQIRAYIDMMRWEDHVRDHPFFSRAALDAIEVYLKLADKPSANGINGADGEDAEDALAKKKAAKKARKEQQRLEKEAAELQAKQDPNKGKDKDGEVKKQDDDPFGLKLAETTDPLGDAMKFVNPLLQFSPKNINAQFAGFEVYMRRKKYVLALRCLTAALALDPKSPRVHEHTVAFTQLLKTATDIEPKVLEVLKAEFKAVDPSTDLVKFNNEFLAANKGSPRHVLSAIKAQRLLGQDKAKSEEDVSGILDIPDVTYEDAVEGLQVLKGWRSSQVEAYKKAAQEKFPDVTRLA from the exons ATGCCGCAACCTCTTGCCTCTAAGGAGGCCTCGCTCTTCCGCTCCGTTATTCGATACTATGAGGACAAGCAATACAAGCGTGGTCTCAAGTCCGCTGAGCTTATTCTCAAGAAGCATCCGAAACATGGAGACACCACTGCGATGAAGGCCTTGATTCTGAACTCTCAGGGcaagacagaagaagcttTTGCATTGGGAAAGGAAGCCTTGACCATGGATATGAAGTCGCACATCTGCTGGCACGTGTATGGTCTGCTGCACCGGGCAAACAAGAATTTCGAGGAGGCTATCAAGGCGTACAAGTTTGCTCTGCGACTAGAGCCTGAGTCAGCACAAATTCAGCGCGATCTGGCTATTCTGCAAATTCAATGCCGTGACTATCAAGGATACATCCAAAGTCGAACCGCTATGCTCCAGGCCCGACCTCAGATGCGCCAAAGCTGGACTGCGCTCGCCATTGCTCACCACCTTTCCGGAAACCCcgctgaagctgagaaggtcATGAATACGTATGAGGAAACCTTGAAAACAAAGCCCTCGAAATTCGACAATGAGCACTCAGAAGCAATTATGTACAAGAACTCTCTAATTGCGGAGCAAGGAGACTATGAACGGGCACTTGAGCATCTAAACACGGCTGCTAAGCAAAATCTTGATCGATTGGCTGTCATGGAGGCTCGCGCCGAGTATCTTCACAAGttggacaagaaggaggaagctGCCAAGGCCTACCGGGCTCTCCTTGACCGCAACTCGGAGCACCCCGCATACTAcgagaagctcttggaggTCCTAGAGGTATCGGAAGACGACTCGAAGGCTCGTAAGGCTATCTATGATGAATATGCGGAGAAGTCCCCTCGTTGCGATGCCGCGCGCCGGTTGCCGCTGGACTTTTTGTCAG GCGATGACTTCAAGCAGGCTGCTGAGGCCTATTTGACGTTGATGCTTAACAAGGGAGTGCCATCGACCTTCGCTAATCTTAAGCATCTTTACTCCGACTCATTCAAGAAGGACACCCTCCGTGAACTGGCCAAGAACTATTTGAACTCGCAGGGTGCTGATTCGGAGAGCAAGGATAAAGGAGAAGCGGCAGCACTGTACTACCTTGCACAGCACTACAACTACCATCTCAGCCGCGACTTGACAAAAGCCATGGAGTACGTCGAGAAGGCAATTGAGAAGGACCCCAAGAGCGTTGATTTTGCCATGACCAAGGCACGAATCATTAAGCATGGCGGAAACATACAAGAAGCCTCCAAGGCAATGGATCGAGCCAGGAAGCTTGATCTTAAGGATAGATACATTAACACAAAAGCAGCCAAGTACCAGCTTCGCAACAACGAAAACGATAAGGCTCTCAAGACAGTTGGGCTTTTCACTCGCGCAGAAACTGTTGGCGGTCCCTTGGCGGATCTTTTGGATATGCAGAGTGTCTGGTTCTTGACAGAAGACGGCGAGGCATATGCTCGCCAAGGCAATGTTGCCCTTGCTCTAAAGCGATTCCAGcaaatcttcaacatctttgagGTGTGGCAGGAGGACCAGTTCGATTTTCACAGCTTCTCTCTGCGCAAGGGCCAGATCCGCGCCTACATCGATATGATGCGATGGGAAGACCATGTCCGTGATCatcccttcttctcaagggcCGCTCTGGATGCGATTGAAGTTTACCTCAAGTTGGCCGATAAGCCTTCCGCAAATGGTATCAATGGCGCCGATGGAGAGGACGCTGAGGATGCcctggccaagaagaaggccgccAAAAAGGCTAGAAAGGAGCAGCAACGTCTCGAAAAAGAGGCTGCCGAGTTACAAGCTAAGCAAGAccctaacaagggcaaggataAGGATGGagaagtcaagaagcaggACGACGATCCTTTCGGACTGAAACTCGCCGAAACCACCGACCCTCTCGGCGATGCCATGAAGTTCGTTAACCCCTTACTACAATTCAGCCCCAAGAACATCAACGCCCAGTTCGCTGGCTTCGAGGTCTACATGCGTCGCA AGAAGTACGTTCTTGCCCTACGCTGTCTCACAGCTGCCCTAGCACTTGACCCCAAGTCACCCAGGGTGCACGAGCATACTGTAGCGTTCACTCAACTATTGAAGACTGCGACAGACATTGAGCCTAAGGTTCTGGAGGTGCTGAAGGCTGAGTTCAAAGCAGTCGATCCTTCCACGGATCtcgtcaagttcaacaacGAGTTCCTTGCTGCCAACAAGGGTAGCCCTAGACACGTTCTTTCCGCCATCAAGGCACAGAGACTGTTGGGCCAGGATAAGGCTAAGAGTGAGGAGGACGTTTCTGGCATCTTGGATATCCCTGATGTGACCTATGAGGATGCCGTCGAGGGGCTTCAGGTGCTTAAGGGCTGGAGGAGTTCTCAGGTGGAAGCATACAAGAAGGCGGCCCAGGAGAAGTTCCCCGATGTGACGAGACTCGCATAA
- a CDS encoding caffeine-induced death protein 2, which translates to MTQPSTQPQLTPQFCFSYGTLRDFLRLSRSSIDDSITQNLNALVTPSRSGFDPSSTSQRVPRPTSKQIDPQSCLDFKERVLFPSWETRTEVLNYCALVAASPDPDDPDRTIRELEKEQDRDRTVDERLDPYSGRFFPREARTERLASLVRQERGVEGIVRHRTWEVVQQRCGGDPFESWEDTIIKWRKAQNLKTNV; encoded by the exons ATGACTCAACCATCTACACAACCTCAGCTTACTCCACAGTTCTGTTTCTCGTATGGCACTTTGCGAG aCTTTCTTCGactttcaagatcttccatCGATGATTCAATCACACAGAATCTGAATGCGCTTGTGACGCCGTCTCGATCCGGATTTGACCCCTCGTCCACCTCGCAACGCGTACCAAGGCCAACTTCAAAACAGATTGACCCTCAGTCATGCTTAGATTTCAAGGAGAGAGTGCTATTTCCTTCATGGGAGACCCGGACTGAAGTATTAAATTACTGCGCTCTTGTAGCGGCAAGCCCGGACCCTGATGACCCGGACCGAACCATCAGGGAACTAGAGAAAGAACAAGACCGCGATAGAACAGTCGATGAACGATTAGATCCGTATTCAGGTAGATTCTTCCCACGTGAAGCACGTACCGAGCGCCTAGCTTCGCTTGTAAGACAAGAGAGGGGCGTAGAGGGTATCGTACGACATAGAACGTGGGAGGTCGTACAGCAACGATGCGGAGGCGACCCTTTTGAAAGCTGGGAGGACACAATCATCAAATGGAGGAAGGCCCAAAACTTGAAAACGAATGTATAA
- a CDS encoding ankyrin repeat-containing domain protein — translation MDQLQSRVEKADLQDLIDICEQLSEECRGISNCLNTSPVTLASLAKECRAITNALDRLHELSRSIEGGTENVRASNNEFVYSVSKDVHELRAALKRIKGPDRDSGIHLSEPQLIIVWNEAALKEYLARLRTHQASLHTLLNAATRQVTFFSKCAGSRLTLSSAGYNFGENDNRRRVIEPDIGVDEALRSLARKFTAPNQQSVVLPRVSDSAEIQILLDTLVPPPGVNYVRTKDAANELHNAIERSDETAVFHILLERADPNIMLAGSMLSPLHRAFDKGHMLIAAFLIVAGADVDEPTTDGHTALMRGIRCGFSEQFATLVIHMKARVNAIDNDGCSALHLSAASDVIDDETLPVLIDAGADINLVDYNGQTPLLVAIQHSRWSAATKLVQAGADLEVRLPDGKTALHMAVAMRNQEFSQVLISRGANVDRVLREHTPLTMAINSRCTAITAVLLDSGADPNLPSRNGNTPLLAAASTGHDETVRYLIAHGADPAATQGHSGYSAMHMAAHKDKPHILQLLSDAGAPVDILDKTGETPLLVAAKLGNAQSIFRLIRLGADVERVGPDGMSILSHAVKMGDVDLVTALLELGAGMQVSSMFPSKGSKEYLVPEPQTTPIHVAAQHARDEILLRLVSYGASLESTIFPGRTPLSVAASHGHISTVRLLLRLGANTHALTTHGDTILFQASANQATLKLLLQQGIDVNHQNDRGATALHYAALRGHIGGVRMLLEKGARQYHANAVWDAWEDRDGTGGYRQGTPAGMAMQRGLDKVAELIEGWKYN, via the coding sequence ATGGATCAACTTCAGAGTCGGGTCGAGAAAGCAGACCTGCAGGATTTGATTGATATATGCGAGCAACTTTCTGAGGAATGTAGGGGTATCTCTAATTGTCTCAATACCAGCCCAGTTACTTTGGCTTCGCTCGCCAAGGAGTGTCGCGCGATCACAAATGCGCTTGACAGGTTACACGAACTCAGCCGGTCGATTGAAGGTGGCACAGAAAATGTTCGGGCATCAAACAACGAATTCGTCTATTCCGTTTCGAAGGATGTGCATGAGCTGAGGGCAGCATTGAAACGCATAAAGGGTCCAGATAGGGACAGCGGCATTCACCTCAGCGAACCACAGCTTATCATCGTCTGGAACGAAGCAGCATTGAAAGAGTACCTTGCGCGGCTGCGCACTCACCAAGCGTCTCTCCATACTCTCCTTAATGCTGCGACGCGGCAAGTAACCTTCTTTTCTAAGTGCGCTGGTTCAAGGCTAACTCTTAGTAGTGCCGGTTATAACTTTGGGGAAAATGACAACAGGAGGCGCGTGATTGAGCCAGATATTGGAGTAGATGAGGCACTACGGAGCCTTGCTCGAAAGTTCACAGCGCCAAACCAACAATCTGTCGTGTTACCTAGAGTCAGTGACTCTGCCGAGATTCAGATCCTACTTGATACACTTGTACCACCACCAGGAGTCAATTACGTGCGAACCAAAGATGCCGCAAATGAGCTGCACAACGCCATTGAACGGAGCGATGAGACAGCTGTCTTTCATATCCTTCTCGAACGCGCAGACCCCAACATAATGTTGGCTGGTTCAATGCTCTCCCCACTGCATCGCGCTTTCGACAAAGGCCATATGCTGATCGCTGCTTTTCTCATCGTCGCTGGTGCAGATGTTGACGAGCCAACTACTGATGGTCATACAGCATTGATGAGGGGGATCAGATGCGGGTTTTCGGAACAATTTGCGACTCTTGTGATTCACATGAAAGCCCGCGTCAATGCGATCGATAACGATGGGTGCTCGGCTCTACACCTCTCGGCCGCTTCAGATGTCATCGACGATGAAACGCTCCCAGTTCTCATCGATGCAGGCGCCGATATCAACCTGGTCGATTATAATGGCCAGACACCACTTCTCGTGGCGATTCAGCATAGCCGCTGGTCTGCGGCGACAAAGCTCGTACAAGCTGGTGCAGATCTAGAGGTGCGATTACCAGATGGAAAGACAGCCCTCCACATGGCTGTCGCAATGCGCAACCAAGAGTTCTCCCAAGTGTTGATATCTCGAGGAGCAAACGTTGATCGCGTACTCCGCGAGCATACTCCCCTCACAATGGCCATCAACTCTCGCTGCACAGCTATCACTGCTGTTCTTCTAGATAGCGGTGCAGACCCTAATCTGCCCAGCCGCAACGGAAACACACCTTTACTGGCAGCAGCATCCACAGGACATGACGAAACCGTGCGATATCTCATCGCCCATGGAGCCGATCCAGCAGCCACTCAAGGACACTCTGGATACTCAGCGATGCATATGGCGGCCCACAAGGACAAACCTCACATTCTGCAGCTGTTGTCTGATGCAGGCGCACCTGTTGATATCTTGGATAAGACAGGCGAAACTCCTCTCCTCGTGGCAGCCAAGCTTGGCAATGCGCAAAGCATCTTTCGCTTGATCAGACTCGGTGCTGATGTCGAGCGAGTAGGACCGGACGGGATGAGCATTCTTTCTCACGCAGTCAAGATGGGCGATGTTGACCTTGTCACGGCACTCCTAGAGCTGGGGGCGGGTATGCAGGTGTCATCCATGTTCCCTTCGAAGGGCAGTAAGGAATATCTGGTACCTGAGCCACAGACAACACCGATTCACGTTGCCGCTCAGCACGCACGAGACGAGATCTTACTGCGGCTTGTATCCTATGGTGCCTCTCTCGAGAGCACCATCTTCCCTGGTCGGACACCTCTCTCCGTTGCTGCATCTCATGGGCACATCTCGACAGTCCGGTTACTTCTTCGACTCGGTGCAAATACGCACGCTCTAACAACACATGGTGATACAATTCTTTTCCAGGCATCGGCAAACCAAGCAACACTCAAGCTCTTGCTACAGCAGGGAATTGACGTGAATCATCAGAACGATCGGGGCGCTACAGCCCTTCACTACGCGGCTCTTCGCGGGCACATCGGGGGTGTGAGGATGTTGCTTGAGAAGGGTGCTCGACAGTACCACGCAAACGCGGTGTGGGATGCCTGGGAGGACAGAGACGGAACTGGAGGTTATCGACAGGGCACACCAGCTGGCATGGCTATGCAAAGAGGTCTGGATAAGGTCGCGGAGTTAATCGAGGGATGGAAGTATAACTGA
- a CDS encoding BCS1 N terminal-domain-containing protein, producing MDEETLKEALKSFPNAEKTAPPAAATSGLNINALFENPLFAGGIGLASLGAVAAFARKGAISALGAARRRLLVNVEISKQDPAYPWILAWLSQPREHPGFIASRLTRIHNLSVTTTTASRTAGVSGPQNAHFFLQPGFGRHIVKFGNAYIAVNREKHNTANMNTGEPHEIVQLTTLWAHRHVFEAVFSEAHQLAAKANEGKTIVYSARGMDWVPLGDPRKKRPLGSVILDDGVKESIVGDVKDFLNRQQWYVDRGIPYRRGYLLYGPPGSGKTSFIQALAGELDFSVAMINLSEMGMTDDKLAYLLTKLPKRSLLLLEDADAAFVNRRQRDSDGYNGATVTFSGLLNALDGVAAGEERIAFLTTNHVDRLDAALIRPGRVDLMLRIGEATHYQAAQMWDRFYGDVDKDHSGRERFLSRLQELGLFGVGPDGKPSNRHTSTAAIQGLFLFHKDNMEGAINDADGLIPRKFEASDEVPEGAIKTPA from the coding sequence ATGGACGAGGAAACCCTCAAGGAAGCTCTCAAAAGCTTCCCGAACGCCGAAAAAACGGCACCACCCGCAGCAGCAACTTCAGggctcaacatcaacgcCCTGTTCGAGAATCCGCTCTTCGCTGGTGGAATCGGTCTTGCATCATTGGGAGCAGTCGCTGCCTTTGCACGAAAAGGCGCAATCTCTGCACTCGGAGCAGCTCGTCGTCGCTTGCTCGTCAATGTCGAGATCAGCAAGCAAGATCCCGCATACCCATGGATCTTAGCATGGTTGTCACAACCCCGTGAACACCCGGGCTTCATTGCTTCTCGCCTCACCCGAATACATAATCTCTCTGTTACGACGACGACTGCATCTCGAACGGCTGGAGTTAGTGGACCCCAGAATGCGCACTTCTTCCTACAACCGGGTTTCGGACGACATATCGTCAAGTTCGGCAATGCGTACATTGCTGTGAACAGAGAAAAGCATAATACGGCGAATATGAATACTGGCGAACCACACGAGATCGTTCAATTGACTACATTATGGGCGCATCGACATGTTTTCGAGGCAGTTTTCAGCGAGGCGCATCAGTTGGCAGCCAAGGCGAATGAGGGAAAGACTATTGTATACTCGGCTCGAGGAATGGACTGGGTGCCACTGGGTGATCCAAGAAAGAAGCGACCATTGGGCTCCGTCATCCTGGATGACGGCGTCAAAGAGAGTATCGTAGGTGACGTAAAAGACTTCTTGAACCGGCAACAGTGGTATGTGGATCGGGGTATTCCCTACCGAAGAGGCTATCTGCTGTATGGTCCTCCAGGCAGTGGAAAGACGTCCTTTATTCAGGCCCTTGCAGGAGAGCTGGACTTTAGCGTGGCCATGATCAACCTCAGCGAGATGGGCATGACGGATGACAAGCTAGCCTATCTCCTTACAAAACTTCCCAAGAGGAGCTTGCTTCTGCTAGAAGACGCAGATGCAGCATTCGTGAACCGGCGCCAGCGAGACTCTGATGGCTATAATGGTGCTACTGTTACCTTCTCCGGTCTCCTAAACGCTCTCGatggtgttgctgctggcgagGAGCGCATTGCGTTCCTGACAACCAACCACGTTGACCGCCTCGATGCCGCGCTCATCCGACCTGGTCGTGTAGATTTGATGCTTCGCATCGGTGAGGCCACACACTACCAGGCTGCTCAGATGTGGGATCGATTCTACGGTGACGTTGATAAGGATCATTCCGGCCGAGAACGATTCCTCAGCAGGCTCCAAGAGCTGGGTCTATTCGGCGTTGGACCTGATGGCAAACCATCGAATCGTCACACAAGCACAGCAGCGATTCAGGGGCTGTTCCTGTTCCATAAGGACAATATGGAAGGAGCTATTAATGACGCTGATGGTCTCATCCCCCGAAAGTTTGAGGCTTCGGATGAGGTCCCAGAGGGAGCAATCAAGACACCTGCGTGA
- a CDS encoding uncharacterized protein (uncharacterized protein conserved in bacteria-domain containing protein) — protein sequence MSSNRGQRTLDSWIKSRPSRPVASTSQASSSRGASSNQHPYPPRSRRDDPYRRGVALAAIAKETLTVLPGILSQLPNLDANRSEKLEIHQLPPLTAAECPRRTPSGKASIRISNDDSFNAAIHLADLKGPASGRVAVLNMASHVSPGGGWLKGARAQEEALCYRSSLSLSLHRRYYPWRQRMGIYTPDVVIIRSDQETGHQLLMPTIQARNLPVVSVLSIAALRTPPVRKIMLNTPKGPVASETYANSADRDLTKLKMRLCLRMAARRNHGLLVLGALGCGAFRNPPKEVARCWLEVLKEPEFQGGWWEEVWFAVYDRRGEGNLEIFEEILGGVEV from the coding sequence ATGTCGTCCAACAGAGGTCAGCGAACGCTTGATTCGTGGATAAAATCCAGACCATCAAGACCAGttgcttcaacatctcaagcatcttcatcaagaggGGCTTCATCAAACCAGCACCCATATCCACCCAGAAGTAGACGCGACGATCCATACAGACGCGGCGTTGCGCTCGCAGCTATAGCAAAGGAAACGCTGACAGTCCTCCCTGGTATCCTTTCTCAGTTGCCAAATCTCGACGCCAACAGAtcagagaagcttgagatccACCAACTACCTCCGCTTACAGCTGCCGAATGTCCCAGACGGACACCATCAGGGAAAGCATCTATTAGGATTTCCAACGATGACAGTTTCAACGCGGCTATACACCTTGCGGACCTCAAAGGACCCGCATCAGGTCGCGTTGCGGTGCTGAATATGGCAAGCCATGTCAGCCCTGGTGGAGGATGGTTGAAAGGAGCGCGTGCTCAAGAGGAAGCGTTATGCTATCGAAGCTCGCTGTCTCTTTCGCTACATCGAAGATATTACCCATGGAGGCAACGCATGGGTATCTACACCCCTGATGTTGTCATTATCCGCTCCGATCAGGAAACTGGACACCAGCTTCTCATGCCTACTATCCAAGCCCGGAATTTGCCCGTCGTCAGCGTTCTCAGCATTGCAGCCCTACGCACACCACCCGTCAGGAAAATTATGTTAAACACACCCAAAGGCCCTGTGGCCAGTGAAACATATGCAAACTCTGCTGATCGCGacctcaccaagctcaagatgagATTATGCCTTCGAATGGCAGCACGACGAAACCACGGCTTGCTTGTGCTTGGTGCCTTAGGATGCGGCGCGTTTAGGAACCCGCCGAAGGAGGTCGCTCGTTGTTGGCTAGAGGTGCTTAAGGAGCCCGAATTTCAAGGCGGCTGGTGGGAAGAGGTTTGGTTTGCTGTGTATGATCGGAGAGGTGAGGGTAATTTGGAGATTTTCGAGGAGATacttggtggtgttgaggtctGA
- a CDS encoding amino acid permease/ SLC12A domain-containing protein, protein MAFNHNKDEDVVAGDGPSEHNYDSGRLNDTEEAESIDPDSGVKRGLKNRHLSMMALAGIIGPGLLVGAGGALNVGGPAALLIGFGVVGIIAFCIMQSLGEVTTLYPGGGSFISLAERMVDKSFSVAVGWNYFVIWAAVLANEYNVICSILTYWGPVVPLWGYFLIFWTVFMGFQLLGVEAFGEAEFWLALMKLLGLTAYFIFAIIYAAGGLVGQDGSVGFKYWSDPGAFNGNGFRGVASVFVFCSTFYSGVESIAVAATETRNPGVAVPQAIRQVFWRIIFVYMGSAFFFGITCPANAEGLVNGGSKALQSPMTIAIQNAGWQGGVHLINAFILLTCLSAINSSIYFGSRTVFYMAQSGKAPKIFGWTNSRGVPVWAIFITNAVGSISMMNVSTGASKAYSYIVNLSGVSAFLVWGSICFIHIRFRRAWVTQGRSLDELPYKALGFPYLAWFGLGACIFLALVQGWTTLSPFNAGNFVDAYILVPLFGIIYVFCKLLWRGKDPLKRSWSIDLDSGRRKDLDYKSGPTERDVPGQTPWWKKVWAWF, encoded by the exons ATGGCGTTCAACCACAAtaaggatgaagatgtcGTCGCTGGCGATGGTCCGTCTGAGCATAACTATGACTCTGGACGCTTGAATGATACAGAAGAGGCCGAGTCTATAGACCCGGATTCTGGTGTTAAGCGTGGTCTGAAGAATAGACATTTGTCTATGATGGCTTTGGCTGGTATTATCGGACCTGGACTTCTTGTTGGTGCAGGTGGTGCATTGAATGTCGGAGGACCAGCTGCATTGCTCATTGgatttggtgttgttg GTATCATCGCCTTCTGTATTATGCAGTCCCTTGGCGAGGTGACAACACTATACCCTGGCGGAGGCTCTTTCATCTCTCTAGCCGAGCGCATGGTAGACAAGTCTTTTTCCGTTGCTGTAGGCTGGAATTACTTTGTTATCTGGGCCGCTGTCCTCGCCAACGAGTATAATGTCATCTGCAGTATTCTCACATATTGGGGACCAGTCGTTCCCCTATGGGGTTacttcctcatcttctggacAGTCTTCATGGGATTCCaacttcttggtgttgaagcttTTGGCGAAGCCGAGTTCTGGCTTGCGCTTATGAAACTCCTCGGATTAACAGCGTACTTCATCTTCGCCATCATCTACGCCGCTGGTGGTTTGGTCGGTCAGGATGGATCTGTTGGCTTCAAATACTGGAGTGACCCGGGAGCTTTCAACGGAAATGGCTTCCGTGGTGTTGCTTCTGTCTTTGTGTTTTGCTCGACATTCTACTCTGGTGTTGAGTCTATCGCTGTGGCTGCTACTGAAACGAGAAATCCTGGTGTTGCGGTTCCTCAGGCTATTCGACAAGTCTTCTGGCGTATCATCTTCGTCTACATGGGATCAGCTTTCTTCTTTGGAATCACCTGCCCTGCTAATGCGGAGGGACTGGTGAACGGAGGTTCCAAGGCCCTGCAGAGTCCCATGACTATTGCGATTCAGAATGCTGGCTGGCAAGGAG GCGTCCACCTTATCAACGCCTTCATTCTCCTAACTTGCTTGTCCGCTATCAACTCATCCATATACTTTGGCTCTCGAACTGTTTTCTATATGGCGCAGTCTGGCAAGGCTCCTAAGATATTCGGCTGGACCAACAGCCGAGGTGTTCCAGTCTGGGCAATTTTCATCACCAATGCTGTCGGTTCCATTTCCATGATGAATGTCTCTACCGGTGCATCCAAGGCTTATAGCTATATCGTCAACCTGTCCGGTGTCAGTGCTTTCCTTGTCTGGGGCAGCATCTGCTTTATCCATATCCGCTTCCGTCGAGCTTGGGTTACTCAGGGTCGCAGTCTCGATGAGCTTCCGTACAAGGCACTCGGCTTCCCATATCTCGCCTGGTTTGGTCTTGGGGCTTGTATTTTCTTGGCTCTGGTTCAAGGGTGGACGACGTTGTCGCCATTCAATGCTGGAAATTTTGTGGATGCTTACATCCTGGTGCCACTGTTTGGTATCATCTATGTATTCTGCAAGCTGTTATGGCGCGGAAAGGATCCTCTCAAGCGTAGTTGGAGCATCGATCTCGACAGTGGCAGAAGAAAGGATCTGGATTACAAGAGTGGCCCAACAGAAAGGGATGTCCCTGGCCAAACACCTTGGTGGAAGAAGGTGTGGGCTTGGTTCTGA
- a CDS encoding P-loop containing nucleoside triphosphate hydrolase protein gives MPPKKQVVEEKIPLGRPGNNLKSGIVGLANVGKSTLFQAITKSNLGNPANFPYATIDPEEARVVVPDDRFDWLVEKYKPKSVVPANLTVYDIAGLTRGSSTGAGLGNAFLSHIRAVDAIFQVVRCFDDAEIIHIEGDVNPTRDLDIISEELRLKDIEFVEKALENQKKKTRMGGQSLEQKKAKQEQETIEKILDWLNQGKDVRKGTWGPKEIEVINPLFLLTAKPVVYLVNLSEKDFIRKKNKHLPKIVEWINENAKGDPLIPVSVSYESRLTQFETEAEAKEEQKNVGADSVLPKVILQMRKTLQLGSFFTVGPDEVRQWTIRTGTKAPQAAGVIHTDFEKTFIQALVFNYNTLKELGDESEVKAKGKIMTKGKEYVVEDGDILHIKAGAAKS, from the exons ATGCCTCCTAAGAAGCAAGtcgttgaggagaagatccCTCTGGGCAGGCCTGGAAACAACTTGAAGAGTGGTATT GTCGGTTTGGCCAACGTCGGCAAATCTACTCTCTTCCAGGCCATTACCAAGTCTAACCTCGGTAACCCAGCT AACTTCCCCTATGCCACCATCGACCCTGAGGAAGCCCGCGTCGTCGTTCCCGATGACCGGTTCGACTGGCTCGTCGAGAAGTACAAGCCCAAGTCCGTTGTTCCCGCCAACTTGACCGTTTACGATATCGCCGGTCTGACCCGCGGCTCATCAACCGGTGCTGGTCTTGGAAACGCTTTCTTGTCGCACATCCGCGCCGTCGATGCCATCTTCCAGGTTGTTCGTTGCTTCGATGATGCCGAGATTATCCACATTGAGGGTGACGTGAACCCCACCCGTGATCTTGACATCATCAGCGAGGAGCTGCGACTCAAGGATATTGAGTTCGTTGAGAAAGCCCTCGagaaccagaagaagaagacccgTATGGGTGGCCAGTCTCtggagcagaagaaggccaagcaAGAACAGGAAACCATTGAGAAGATCTTGGACTGGCTTAACCAGGGCAAGGATGTCCGGAAGGGTACCTGGGGCCCCAAGGAG ATCGAGGTCATCAAccctctcttcctcctgaCTGCCAAGCCCGTTGTCTACCTCGTCAACTTGTCCGAGAAGGACTTCATCcgcaagaagaacaagcatCTTCCCAAGATTGTGGAGTGGATCAACGAGAACGCCAAGGGCGACCCTCTTATCCCCGTCTCCGTCTCTTACGAGTCTCGTCTTACTCAGTTCGAGACCGAGGctgaggccaaggaggagcagaagaaCGTTGGTGCCGACTCTGTTCTGCCCAAGGTCATTCTTCAGATGCGCAAGACCCTTCAGcttggcagcttcttcaCTGTCGGGCCTGATGAGGTTCGACAGTGGACCATCCGAACTGGCACCAAGGCGCCTCAGGCCGCCGGTGTCATCCACACCGATTTCGAGAAGACCTTCATCCAGGCTCTCGTCTTCAACTACAACACCCTAAAGGAGCTCGGTGACGAGTCCGAGGTCAAGGCTAAGGGCAAGATCATGACCAAGGGTAAGGAATACGTCGTCGAGGACGGCGATATCCTGCACATCAAGGCTGGTGCCGCCAAGAGCTAA